The Mycolicibacterium duvalii DNA window GTCGAGGACAAGGTGATCGGTCGATTGGGCATCGCTCCCGTCGCGATTGATGGCGCCGAGCGGGAGCCGGACCTGCGAACCTGCCGGCAGGTCGACGCCCGCGACGGTGACCGGGCGGGTGGTGACGCGGCCCAGGATCGGGGCCGCGGGCTCCAGTCGGACGATCTCCTCGACGAAACTCGCTATCAAAGCCGGGTTTTCGCGCAGCCGCGCTTGAAGTTCAGCGTTTCGGGCCAGCTCCAGCAGCGCCATGCCGATGGTCGCGGTGACGGTGTCCAGGCCGGCGAGCACGAACACCAACGACAAACCGGTTGCTTCGGCATCGGTCAACGGTTCGTCGCGGTGCAGCAGGTCCGACAGAACGCCACCGCGCGGCGACCGGCGCTGCTCGGCAACGGCTTCGGTGAGGTAGCCGAAAAGTTCGGCGGCCGGCGTCAGGTCCACGCTGTCGAGGTCGGTGGCCAGGCTGACCGCGATGATGGCGTCCTTCCAGGCCACCAGCCGGTCCCGATCCTCCAGCGGCAGCCCGAACAGCGTCAGAAACACCTGGGATGGATAGGGGACGGCGAGGTCTGCGATGGCCTCGGACTCGCTCCGATCGCTGATGTCATCGATGATTTCGATCGCCTGCCGCTGCAGCGTGGGAAGCAATGCTCCCATCGTCTGCGGACTGAAGTACTGGTGCAGGATCCGGCGGTAGCGGGTGTGCTCGGGCGGATCGAAACCCAAGGGGACCAGCGGAACCGGGCTGATCATCTCGTCGTAGGAGGTGCGCGATGAGAACACTTGTGGATCACGCAGCGCGGCAAGGACATCCTCGCGGCGGGTGAAGTAATACCAGCCGTCACCGTAGAGCACCGGGCCGAGTTCGCGAAGTTTCGCCCATCCGGCACCGCGGTCACGCGCCATGGGGAGGTCCTCGTAACGGACCAGGGGTAGTGTGTCGATCTCACTCATGAGACGTTGGTGGCCAGCAGGGTCAGGGGCAACCCCAATACCGAGAGATCGACTTCGTGCAGATAGGAGCCGTCCCCGGAGAAGCTCTGACGGAAGCGGACAGTCGCACCGTAGCCGGTGGCGACGGCTTCGGCGTCCGAAGCGTCCGGTACCCGCACCACCACCGTGTAGACACCGTCGC harbors:
- a CDS encoding cytochrome P450, whose translation is MSEIDTLPLVRYEDLPMARDRGAGWAKLRELGPVLYGDGWYYFTRREDVLAALRDPQVFSSRTSYDEMISPVPLVPLGFDPPEHTRYRRILHQYFSPQTMGALLPTLQRQAIEIIDDISDRSESEAIADLAVPYPSQVFLTLFGLPLEDRDRLVAWKDAIIAVSLATDLDSVDLTPAAELFGYLTEAVAEQRRSPRGGVLSDLLHRDEPLTDAEATGLSLVFVLAGLDTVTATIGMALLELARNAELQARLRENPALIASFVEEIVRLEPAAPILGRVTTRPVTVAGVDLPAGSQVRLPLGAINRDGSDAQSTDHLVLDGKLHQHWGFGGGPHRCLGAHLARMELKIVVSEWLSRVPNFALADAHVPEITWPSATCALPSLPLRWENEMP